Proteins encoded in a region of the Paenibacillus sp. W2I17 genome:
- the dnaJ gene encoding molecular chaperone DnaJ, whose product MAEKRDYYEVLGVSKTANDDEIKKAYRKLARQYHPDVNKAADAEAKFKEVKEAYDVVSDGQKRAQYDQYGHVDPNQGGFGGGGDFGGGGFGDIFDMFFGGGGGGRRDPNAPQRGNDLQYTMTIEFKEAVFGKETDITIPRTEGCDTCHGSGAKPGTKPETCSVCQGSGQQEVVQNTPFGRMVNRRACSNCSGSGQIIKEKCTTCSGSGKVRKQRKIHVRIPAGVDDGAQLRMTGEGEGGLRGGPAGDLYIVIRVKSHDFFEREGDDIYCEIPLTFAQAALGDEVEIPTLTEKVKLKVPAGTQTGTYFRLKGKGVPRLRGMGQGDQHVKVVVVTPSKLNDEQKDLLRQIAALDGEQTHEHEQSFFDRVKRAFRGD is encoded by the coding sequence GTGGCTGAAAAGCGTGATTATTATGAGGTGCTTGGCGTTAGTAAAACGGCTAACGACGATGAGATTAAAAAGGCTTACCGTAAGCTTGCCCGTCAGTATCACCCTGACGTAAACAAGGCTGCTGATGCGGAAGCTAAATTTAAAGAAGTTAAAGAAGCTTACGACGTAGTGAGTGACGGTCAGAAGCGTGCACAATATGATCAATATGGTCATGTCGATCCGAATCAAGGTGGATTCGGTGGTGGCGGTGATTTTGGCGGCGGCGGATTTGGCGACATCTTCGACATGTTCTTTGGCGGCGGTGGCGGTGGACGACGTGATCCAAATGCTCCGCAACGGGGAAATGATCTGCAGTACACGATGACGATTGAGTTCAAGGAAGCTGTATTCGGTAAAGAAACCGATATTACGATTCCGCGTACCGAAGGCTGTGATACCTGTCATGGCTCAGGTGCCAAACCTGGAACGAAACCGGAAACCTGCTCGGTCTGCCAAGGTAGCGGTCAGCAGGAAGTCGTGCAAAATACACCGTTTGGTCGTATGGTTAATCGTCGTGCATGTTCGAACTGTAGTGGTTCGGGCCAAATTATCAAAGAAAAATGTACAACGTGCAGTGGTAGCGGTAAAGTCCGCAAGCAACGCAAAATCCATGTCCGCATTCCAGCGGGTGTAGATGATGGCGCGCAACTGCGTATGACAGGTGAGGGCGAGGGAGGCCTGCGTGGCGGACCAGCGGGAGACCTGTATATTGTCATTCGCGTGAAATCACATGATTTCTTCGAGCGTGAAGGTGACGATATTTATTGCGAAATCCCACTTACCTTTGCTCAGGCAGCTCTGGGAGATGAGGTTGAGATCCCGACGTTGACTGAAAAAGTGAAGTTGAAAGTACCAGCTGGTACACAAACGGGAACGTATTTCCGACTCAAAGGCAAAGGTGTACCACGCCTGCGCGGTATGGGGCAAGGGGATCAACATGTGAAAGTGGTTGTGGTTACACCTAGTAAGCTGAATGACGAGCAGAAAGATCTGCTTCGCCAAATTGCTGCGCTGGATGGAGAGCAAACACATGAGCATGAACAATCTTTCTTTGATAGAGTGAAACGCGCCTTCCGCGGCGACTGA
- a CDS encoding site-2 protease family protein: protein MDFWNSFFRYPIDQLPFFLLTILIAFTVHEFSHAYFANKFGDPTAKLLGRVTLNPVVHFDLFGVLLLIIAGFGWARPVPVNRANFDKPRLMGIIVSAAGPLSNLLLAIIGTIIYASLVGSGALGGIDNERLLTAITTFFAIFNLTNFFLFLFNLIPLPPLDGYRILEDVVPPSISRKLQGVEQWSIFIFLLILVIPPLQNVTIQPLYEFAQTMYVDLAKLVIELYR, encoded by the coding sequence ATGGACTTTTGGAATTCGTTCTTTCGTTATCCGATCGATCAGCTTCCGTTTTTCCTGCTGACCATCCTGATCGCATTTACGGTGCATGAATTCTCGCATGCGTATTTTGCCAACAAATTCGGTGATCCGACAGCCAAGCTGTTGGGTAGGGTCACGCTTAATCCGGTTGTACACTTTGACTTGTTTGGTGTGCTGTTGCTCATTATTGCCGGCTTTGGTTGGGCACGTCCAGTTCCGGTTAATCGTGCTAACTTCGACAAACCTAGATTGATGGGCATCATCGTATCCGCAGCAGGGCCTCTGAGCAATCTGTTGCTTGCGATCATCGGTACAATCATCTATGCTTCACTGGTTGGTTCGGGAGCACTCGGCGGCATTGATAATGAGCGGTTGCTGACAGCAATCACAACGTTTTTCGCTATCTTTAACTTAACCAACTTTTTCCTGTTCCTGTTTAACTTGATTCCGTTGCCACCGCTGGATGGTTATCGGATTCTGGAAGATGTAGTGCCACCTTCAATCAGCCGCAAGCTGCAAGGGGTGGAGCAATGGTCTATTTTTATCTTCCTATTGATTCTTGTTATACCTCCGTTGCAAAATGTGACGATTCAACCTTTGTATGAGTTTGCGCAAACGATGTATGTGGATCTGGCAAAGCTGGTTATTGAATTATATCGCTAA
- the lepA gene encoding translation elongation factor 4: MTDIRARQRKIRNFSIIAHIDHGKSTLADRILEHTGALTSREMQEQVLDKMDLERERGITIKLQAVALTYKADDGEEYLLNLIDTPGHVDFTYEVSRSLAACEGALLVVDAAQGIEAQTLANVYLALDNNLEILPVINKIDLPSADPERVKQEVEDVIGLDTSNAVLASAKSGIGIKEILEQVVKSVPAPTGDPDQPLKALIFDSHYDPYKGVIVYVRVVDGKIKSGSKIKMMATGKSFEVIEVGAFKPRMTIVDELNVGDVGFIVAGIRHVGDTQVGDTVTDAKNPTPEPLPGYRKINPMVYCGLYPIETSDYVDLREALEKLQLNDASLSFEPETSSALGFGFRCGFLGLLHMDVIQERIEREFNIPLITTAPSVIYHVTLTNGEVMKIDNPSNYPEVGRIDYVEEPYVKADIIVPNDYVGTIMELCQTKRGEYVNMEYLDTTRVTITYEIPLSEIVYDFFDQLKSGTKGYASLDYELSGYRQSNLAKMDIVLNGEQVDALSFIVHRDRAYNRGRIVCEKLRELIPRQMFEVPIQASVGTKVVARETVKAMRKNVLAKCYGGDISRKRKLLEKQKEGKKRMKQVGNVEVPQEAFMAVLKIDD; this comes from the coding sequence ATGACTGACATTCGGGCAAGACAACGTAAAATTCGTAACTTTTCTATTATTGCACATATAGATCACGGCAAATCAACACTTGCGGACCGGATCTTGGAGCACACAGGTGCGCTCACTTCACGTGAAATGCAGGAACAAGTTCTGGATAAGATGGACCTTGAACGTGAACGTGGAATAACAATCAAGCTACAAGCAGTAGCCTTGACTTACAAAGCGGATGACGGTGAAGAGTATTTATTGAATCTGATTGATACACCGGGACACGTAGACTTCACGTATGAAGTATCACGCAGTCTTGCTGCATGTGAAGGTGCACTGCTGGTTGTGGATGCGGCTCAGGGAATTGAAGCCCAAACACTTGCCAACGTGTATCTGGCATTGGATAACAATCTTGAAATTTTACCGGTTATCAACAAAATTGACCTTCCGAGCGCTGATCCTGAACGGGTGAAGCAGGAAGTGGAAGATGTTATTGGTTTGGACACAAGTAACGCCGTTTTGGCTTCGGCCAAATCAGGAATCGGAATCAAAGAAATTTTGGAGCAAGTGGTGAAAAGTGTTCCGGCACCAACTGGTGATCCTGACCAGCCTTTGAAAGCGCTGATTTTTGACTCGCACTACGACCCATACAAAGGTGTAATCGTATATGTGCGTGTTGTTGACGGCAAAATCAAATCCGGTTCCAAAATCAAAATGATGGCAACAGGGAAATCATTTGAAGTCATTGAAGTTGGAGCGTTCAAACCTCGTATGACCATCGTGGACGAGCTGAACGTCGGGGATGTTGGATTTATCGTTGCAGGTATCCGGCATGTTGGCGATACACAAGTCGGGGATACGGTAACGGATGCCAAAAATCCAACACCGGAACCTTTGCCGGGTTATCGTAAAATTAACCCAATGGTGTATTGTGGTCTCTATCCGATCGAAACATCGGACTATGTTGATCTGCGTGAAGCGTTGGAGAAATTGCAGTTGAACGATGCGTCTCTGAGCTTTGAACCGGAAACATCCAGTGCACTCGGTTTTGGATTCCGTTGCGGATTCCTTGGACTGCTTCACATGGACGTTATCCAGGAGCGGATTGAGCGGGAGTTTAACATTCCTTTGATCACAACGGCACCAAGTGTAATCTATCACGTCACCTTAACGAATGGTGAAGTGATGAAAATCGACAACCCATCCAACTATCCTGAGGTGGGACGGATTGATTACGTCGAGGAACCATACGTCAAGGCAGATATTATCGTACCGAATGATTATGTAGGTACCATTATGGAGCTGTGTCAGACTAAACGCGGTGAATATGTAAATATGGAATATCTGGACACAACCCGGGTTACCATTACCTATGAGATTCCGTTGTCCGAGATTGTATATGACTTCTTCGACCAGTTGAAATCCGGTACCAAAGGATATGCATCCCTGGATTATGAGCTGTCCGGTTACCGTCAGTCTAATCTGGCGAAAATGGATATTGTACTCAATGGCGAACAGGTGGATGCTCTGTCCTTCATCGTTCACCGTGACCGTGCCTATAACCGCGGACGCATTGTCTGTGAGAAACTGCGCGAGCTGATTCCACGGCAAATGTTCGAGGTGCCAATTCAGGCATCTGTAGGTACCAAGGTTGTTGCTCGTGAGACGGTAAAAGCAATGCGTAAAAACGTACTTGCCAAGTGTTATGGTGGTGACATCTCGCGGAAACGGAAACTGCTTGAGAAGCAGAAGGAAGGTAAGAAGCGGATGAAGCAGGTTGGTAACGTTGAGGTGCCACAAGAGGCATTCATGGCGGTACTGAAAATTGATGATTAA
- the grpE gene encoding nucleotide exchange factor GrpE has product MKEEQSFTEEQEVTAAEQEPINEAGAAEAQAEEMADQEQDELARLKAEAEEQQQRYVRAQADFDNFRRRTQKEKEELAKYASMKLVTELVPVIDNFERAMATVPEGAEVESFSKGIQMIFRQLETVMNNEGLTAMESVGQPFNPEFHQAIMQVESDEYEEGIVVEEVQKGYMLKDKVLRPAMVKVSS; this is encoded by the coding sequence TTGAAAGAGGAGCAATCATTTACAGAAGAACAAGAGGTAACAGCAGCAGAGCAGGAGCCTATTAATGAAGCTGGCGCTGCAGAAGCACAAGCTGAAGAGATGGCTGATCAGGAGCAGGATGAGCTTGCACGTCTGAAGGCAGAAGCTGAGGAGCAACAGCAGCGTTATGTCCGTGCACAGGCTGATTTTGATAACTTCCGTCGTCGTACTCAGAAGGAAAAAGAAGAATTGGCTAAATACGCTTCGATGAAGCTGGTCACCGAACTGGTACCGGTTATTGATAACTTCGAGCGCGCCATGGCTACTGTACCGGAAGGAGCAGAGGTCGAATCTTTCTCCAAGGGCATCCAAATGATTTTCCGTCAATTGGAAACCGTGATGAATAACGAAGGTCTGACGGCAATGGAATCGGTAGGACAACCGTTCAATCCTGAATTCCACCAAGCAATTATGCAAGTGGAGAGCGACGAGTACGAAGAAGGTATCGTTGTTGAGGAAGTCCAAAAGGGCTACATGCTGAAAGATAAAGTGCTTCGTCCAGCTATGGTTAAAGTCAGCTCATAA
- a CDS encoding N-acetyltransferase: protein MSVICRKAVPEDVEPLYEMIKGYAERGIMLPRSREILHRQLEHFVVAEVDGEVVGCGSLCRLGNDLVEVRSLGISEGHKGLGIGSRLLDRLVEEAEKQQIPKVMALTYEVSFFLKNGFAVVEKEIFPEKVWTDCVHCSKQDCCDEIAVLKELNVSA, encoded by the coding sequence ATGTCGGTAATATGCAGAAAAGCCGTGCCGGAAGATGTTGAACCACTGTATGAAATGATTAAGGGCTATGCAGAGCGTGGGATCATGCTTCCGCGTTCACGGGAAATACTGCACCGACAACTGGAGCACTTTGTTGTAGCCGAAGTCGATGGTGAAGTCGTGGGTTGCGGATCGCTTTGTCGTCTGGGGAATGATTTGGTGGAAGTCAGATCACTCGGTATCTCGGAAGGACACAAAGGGCTCGGAATTGGCTCCCGATTGCTGGACCGACTGGTAGAAGAAGCGGAGAAACAACAGATTCCTAAGGTTATGGCGTTGACATATGAAGTATCCTTCTTCCTCAAAAACGGCTTTGCCGTGGTGGAAAAAGAGATTTTCCCCGAGAAAGTATGGACCGACTGTGTTCATTGCAGCAAGCAGGATTGTTGTGATGAGATCGCCGTATTAAAAGAGCTTAACGTTTCAGCCTAA
- the prmA gene encoding 50S ribosomal protein L11 methyltransferase has product MLWHELTIHTTEEAVEMISNFLHEAGAGGVSIEESGTLNKKRDTTYGELYDVPLNDIPEGFAVIKGYFSEGTDMVALQSEVNPRIEELSEFGIDTGEVRYETRTVDENDWATAWKQYFKPIRVSERLTIKPTWEEYTPESPDEKIIELDPGMAFGTGTHPTTSLCLRTLETVIQGGEEVIDVGTGSGILAIGAIKLGAKHVLALDLDPVAVISARENVELNGLEQQITVKESDLLSVLGSQDPSLGVQLPVKVVVANILAEIILLFVDDVYHALESGGTYIVSGIWKNKEQVVHGALVASGFEVSAIHRDEDWLAFVARKG; this is encoded by the coding sequence ATGTTATGGCATGAACTAACAATACATACCACAGAAGAAGCTGTGGAGATGATTTCGAATTTTTTACATGAAGCGGGTGCTGGAGGGGTTTCGATTGAAGAGTCCGGTACTTTAAATAAAAAACGGGACACGACATATGGTGAGTTATACGACGTTCCTTTGAATGATATTCCGGAAGGCTTTGCGGTCATCAAAGGGTACTTCTCCGAAGGTACGGATATGGTTGCATTGCAGTCCGAAGTTAATCCGAGAATTGAGGAACTCTCCGAATTCGGAATTGATACAGGTGAGGTTCGTTATGAGACACGTACAGTGGATGAAAATGACTGGGCAACAGCCTGGAAGCAATATTTCAAGCCGATACGTGTATCGGAACGTCTGACGATTAAACCAACGTGGGAAGAGTATACGCCAGAAAGTCCGGATGAGAAAATTATTGAGCTTGATCCAGGCATGGCTTTTGGTACAGGAACACATCCAACGACCTCCCTCTGCTTGCGCACACTGGAAACGGTTATTCAGGGCGGCGAGGAAGTCATTGACGTAGGTACAGGTTCTGGTATTTTGGCTATCGGAGCGATAAAACTTGGGGCAAAACATGTACTGGCGCTCGATCTTGATCCAGTTGCGGTAATCAGTGCCAGGGAAAATGTGGAACTGAATGGGCTGGAGCAACAAATTACGGTTAAAGAGAGTGATCTGTTGTCCGTCCTCGGGAGTCAGGACCCTTCGCTAGGTGTGCAACTGCCAGTTAAGGTTGTTGTGGCGAACATTCTGGCTGAGATCATTTTGTTGTTCGTGGACGATGTCTATCATGCGCTTGAGTCTGGTGGGACCTATATTGTATCCGGCATTTGGAAGAACAAAGAGCAGGTTGTGCATGGTGCACTGGTAGCCTCCGGGTTTGAAGTGAGTGCGATCCATCGTGATGAGGATTGGCTGGCGTTTGTAGCCAGAAAGGGGTAA
- the hrcA gene encoding heat-inducible transcriptional repressor HrcA: MLTERQRMILNAIVDDYIRSAEPVGSRSISKRGDVGYSPATIRNEMADLEDMGFLEQPHTSAGRIPSHKGYRYYVDHLVPWNQVEPQELDDLKSFFAEKLNVMEQVIQHASNILSHMTNYTSILLGPEVFHTSLRHFQLLPLNESEAVAIIVTNTGQVENKTVQIPPEISVAEMEKVVRLLNTKLVGVPIYKLKSRLYTELGQEMERHITRYEEVMQVLNSAFDNEHDNRLFLSGATNMLTQPEFKDIEKVKDILDLLEETPTLMKLMMPVPGGSGIQVRIGTENDHEAFANCSLITASYSLDGEALGSIGILGPTRMDYARVIHILNTLSRDLTAMLTHRFK, encoded by the coding sequence ATGTTAACAGAGCGTCAACGAATGATTCTGAACGCTATAGTGGATGACTATATCCGTTCAGCTGAGCCCGTAGGGTCCCGGAGCATTTCCAAAAGGGGAGATGTTGGATACAGTCCGGCGACGATCCGTAATGAAATGGCGGACCTTGAAGATATGGGTTTCCTGGAACAGCCGCATACATCGGCAGGTCGCATTCCTTCTCATAAAGGTTATCGATATTACGTCGATCATTTGGTTCCCTGGAATCAGGTGGAACCCCAGGAATTGGACGATCTGAAGTCGTTCTTCGCCGAAAAGCTGAATGTCATGGAACAAGTTATTCAACATGCATCCAATATTTTGTCACATATGACGAATTATACTTCGATCCTGCTTGGACCGGAAGTATTCCATACGTCCCTTCGCCACTTCCAATTGCTTCCGCTGAACGAAAGTGAAGCTGTGGCAATCATTGTGACCAATACCGGTCAGGTGGAGAACAAGACGGTCCAGATTCCTCCAGAAATCTCGGTAGCCGAGATGGAGAAAGTGGTTCGACTGTTGAACACCAAGCTGGTTGGTGTGCCAATTTACAAATTGAAATCCCGTCTCTATACTGAACTTGGGCAAGAGATGGAACGGCATATTACACGTTACGAGGAAGTTATGCAGGTGCTGAACAGTGCCTTTGACAACGAACATGATAATCGTCTGTTCCTCAGTGGTGCCACCAATATGTTGACTCAACCGGAGTTTAAAGATATCGAAAAGGTAAAAGATATTCTTGACCTGCTGGAAGAGACACCAACACTCATGAAATTGATGATGCCCGTGCCGGGTGGATCTGGTATTCAAGTGCGAATCGGCACTGAGAATGATCATGAAGCCTTTGCCAACTGCAGCCTGATTACAGCCTCCTATTCATTGGACGGTGAGGCTTTGGGTTCGATCGGTATTCTAGGACCCACGCGGATGGATTATGCACGTGTCATTCATATTCTAAATACACTATCCCGTGACTTGACGGCGATGCTGACACATCGTTTCAAATAA
- a CDS encoding YfhD family protein produces MAEHERPGKILTKTEKMKRMQSAKNEDVEFSAEAADHEDIEALRRSEAADRRQGRELHD; encoded by the coding sequence ATGGCAGAACATGAACGTCCAGGCAAGATTTTAACGAAAACGGAAAAGATGAAACGTATGCAATCCGCAAAAAATGAGGACGTGGAATTCAGCGCTGAAGCTGCGGATCATGAAGATATCGAAGCACTACGCCGCAGTGAAGCGGCTGATCGACGTCAGGGACGGGAGCTTCATGACTGA
- the hemW gene encoding radical SAM family heme chaperone HemW: MTLAAHSRKTGAPQAVYLHIPFCTNKCFYCDFNSYVLKDQPVMQYLEALEREMEHTVKANPPGEIKTIFVGGGTPTALKPDEMAVFLRSVKTYFPNWADDIEFSMEANPGTTDAEKLAAMKEGGVNRVSFGVQAFQNDLLTGIGRIHNTDDVYRSLENARKAGLNNLSIDLMFGLPNQTVEMLNESIDKALELDLPHYSIYSLKVEENTLFHTLYQKNQLPLPHEDDELEMYLLLMRRMKEAGYGQYEISNFAKPGFESRHNITYWRNEDYYGLGAGAHGYVGRERHMNIKGINPYVEASRAGLPRLDHFEIARPEAMEDYLMVGLRMLEGASASRFSEQFGESMEEVFAKPLGKMLNAGLLERTADGFRLSEQGILFGNDVFAEFIGSISLNS; encoded by the coding sequence ATGACATTGGCAGCACACAGCCGGAAGACAGGTGCGCCCCAAGCGGTGTATCTTCACATTCCCTTTTGCACGAATAAATGTTTTTATTGCGACTTTAATTCCTACGTTCTGAAAGATCAGCCCGTGATGCAATATCTCGAAGCGCTGGAACGGGAGATGGAACATACAGTTAAGGCCAATCCACCGGGTGAGATCAAGACCATATTTGTAGGTGGGGGTACGCCAACAGCTCTGAAACCGGATGAGATGGCAGTATTTCTTCGTTCCGTGAAGACATATTTCCCAAATTGGGCGGACGATATTGAATTTTCGATGGAAGCCAACCCGGGAACAACGGATGCGGAGAAACTCGCTGCGATGAAAGAAGGCGGCGTCAACCGTGTCAGCTTTGGCGTGCAGGCGTTTCAGAATGATCTGCTGACAGGCATTGGCCGTATTCATAATACGGATGATGTATATCGCAGTTTGGAGAATGCTCGTAAAGCAGGCTTGAATAACCTGTCCATTGACCTGATGTTTGGTTTGCCGAACCAGACCGTAGAGATGTTGAATGAGAGTATCGACAAAGCGTTGGAATTGGATCTGCCGCATTACTCCATCTACAGCCTGAAAGTCGAAGAGAATACACTTTTCCATACACTGTATCAGAAGAACCAGCTACCACTTCCTCATGAAGATGACGAGCTGGAGATGTATCTTCTATTAATGAGACGTATGAAAGAAGCAGGCTATGGACAATACGAGATCAGTAACTTTGCCAAGCCGGGCTTTGAGAGTCGTCACAATATTACCTACTGGCGTAATGAGGACTACTATGGTCTGGGTGCAGGTGCACATGGATATGTGGGCCGCGAACGGCATATGAATATTAAAGGTATAAATCCTTATGTTGAAGCTTCACGTGCAGGGCTGCCTCGTCTGGATCATTTTGAGATTGCTCGCCCGGAAGCCATGGAAGATTATCTGATGGTTGGACTGCGAATGTTGGAGGGAGCCTCGGCCTCACGCTTTAGCGAACAGTTCGGAGAGTCCATGGAAGAAGTGTTTGCGAAGCCTTTGGGCAAAATGTTGAACGCAGGGTTGCTTGAGCGGACGGCAGACGGCTTCCGACTGAGCGAGCAGGGTATCCTGTTCGGAAATGACGTTTTTGCGGAGTTTATCGGGTCCATATCGCTGAATTCATAG
- the dnaK gene encoding molecular chaperone DnaK, with product MSKVIGIDLGTTNSCVAVMEGGEAVVIPNPEGARTTPSVVGFKKDGERVVGETAKRQAITNPDRTIMSIKRHMGTSHKETIDGKDYSAQEISAIILQKLKTDAEAYLGQTVTQAVITVPAYFNDSQRQATKDAGKIAGLEVLRIVNEPTAAALAYGMEKSEDQTILVYDLGGGTFDVSILELGDGFFEVKATSGDNQLGGDDFDQVIIDYLVSEFKKDQGIDLSKDKAAVQRLKDAAEKAKKELSGVLTTTISLPFITVADGVPQHLELNLSRAKFEEISAGLVERTLEPTRRALSDAGMTANDIDKIVLVGGSTRIPAVQEAIKKLTGKEPHKGVNPDEVVALGAAVQAGVLTGDVKDVVLLDVTPLSLGIETAGGVFTKMIERNTTIPTSKSQVFSTYADNQPSVEIHVLQGEREMAAGNKSLGRFMLGDIPPAPRGVPQIEVSFDIDANGIVNVSATDKGTNKTQKITITSSSGLSDAEVEQMMKDAELHAEEDKKRRELVEAKNSADQLIYSVDKTIKDLGEKADAGEVEKANAAKEKLQGVLASDNLEDIKAATEELTEIVQQLSVKLYEQAQAQEQEAQGAEEQQGSAKRDNVVDADYEVVDEDKKQN from the coding sequence ATGAGCAAAGTAATTGGTATTGACTTAGGAACAACAAACTCATGCGTAGCAGTAATGGAAGGCGGCGAGGCTGTCGTAATTCCAAATCCGGAGGGCGCACGTACAACTCCATCCGTAGTTGGTTTCAAAAAAGATGGAGAGCGCGTTGTTGGTGAAACTGCAAAACGTCAAGCGATCACCAATCCGGATCGTACCATCATGTCGATCAAACGTCACATGGGTACTTCCCACAAGGAAACAATTGATGGCAAAGACTACTCTGCACAAGAGATCTCTGCAATCATCCTGCAAAAATTGAAAACTGATGCTGAAGCTTATCTGGGTCAAACGGTAACTCAAGCAGTTATCACTGTACCAGCTTACTTCAATGACAGTCAGCGTCAAGCGACTAAAGATGCGGGTAAAATTGCAGGTTTGGAAGTTCTGCGTATCGTCAACGAGCCTACAGCAGCAGCTTTGGCATACGGTATGGAGAAATCCGAAGACCAAACGATTCTCGTATATGACCTGGGTGGCGGTACGTTCGACGTATCCATTCTTGAACTGGGTGACGGCTTCTTCGAAGTTAAAGCAACGAGCGGGGACAACCAACTGGGCGGGGATGACTTTGACCAAGTAATCATTGATTATCTCGTAAGTGAATTCAAAAAAGATCAAGGCATTGACTTGAGTAAAGATAAAGCAGCGGTTCAACGTTTGAAAGATGCAGCGGAAAAAGCGAAAAAGGAACTTTCCGGCGTATTGACTACAACAATCTCCTTGCCGTTCATCACGGTTGCTGATGGCGTTCCACAGCATTTGGAGTTGAACCTGAGCCGTGCGAAATTTGAAGAAATCTCTGCAGGTCTGGTTGAGCGTACGCTTGAACCAACTCGTCGTGCATTGAGTGATGCGGGTATGACAGCTAACGATATCGACAAGATCGTATTGGTTGGTGGTTCCACGCGTATTCCTGCAGTACAAGAAGCGATCAAAAAACTGACGGGTAAGGAGCCACACAAAGGCGTTAACCCGGATGAAGTTGTAGCTTTGGGTGCTGCTGTACAAGCGGGCGTACTGACAGGTGATGTGAAAGACGTTGTATTGCTTGACGTAACTCCATTGTCCCTGGGTATTGAAACAGCGGGTGGCGTATTCACAAAAATGATCGAGCGTAACACAACGATCCCTACAAGCAAATCTCAAGTATTCTCCACATATGCAGACAATCAACCAAGCGTTGAGATTCATGTTCTGCAAGGTGAGCGTGAGATGGCAGCGGGTAACAAATCGCTTGGACGTTTCATGTTGGGTGATATCCCACCAGCTCCACGTGGCGTTCCACAGATCGAAGTTAGCTTCGATATTGATGCCAACGGTATCGTTAACGTATCTGCAACAGATAAAGGTACTAACAAAACTCAAAAAATCACAATCACTTCTTCCAGCGGTTTGAGCGATGCTGAAGTTGAGCAAATGATGAAAGATGCTGAGTTGCACGCTGAAGAAGATAAAAAACGCAGAGAACTCGTTGAAGCGAAAAACAGTGCAGATCAATTGATCTACTCTGTTGACAAAACGATCAAAGATCTTGGCGAAAAAGCAGATGCTGGCGAAGTTGAAAAAGCAAATGCTGCCAAAGAAAAACTGCAAGGCGTTCTGGCTTCCGACAACCTGGAAGATATCAAAGCTGCTACAGAAGAACTGACAGAGATCGTTCAACAACTGTCCGTGAAGCTGTATGAGCAAGCTCAGGCGCAAGAGCAAGAAGCACAAGGTGCTGAAGAGCAACAAGGTTCTGCTAAACGTGACAACGTCGTAGACGCTGATTACGAAGTTGTGGATGAAGATAAAAAACAAAACTAA
- a CDS encoding 16S rRNA (uracil(1498)-N(3))-methyltransferase, translating into MQRYFVSAEQFNEHAVIITGDDARHIGKVMRGKPGDKLIVSDGNSREALVEIETIEVGQVTANIVEPLEMDHEARIRVTVAQSLPKGDKMETVIQRCTEIGAVSFVPFLSERTIVQYDAKKEGKRLERWRKIAKEAAEQSHRNRIPSVEQPLSWKGLLSSFEGYSLVCYCYEKENGKQLRDALKPFVEQLAPGASAEVLIVVGPEGGFSEKETAEADQAGAVSVGLGKRILRAETAGMAALTCVLYESGEMGGM; encoded by the coding sequence ATGCAGCGATATTTTGTATCTGCAGAACAGTTTAATGAACACGCTGTGATCATCACAGGTGATGATGCACGCCATATTGGCAAAGTCATGCGTGGTAAACCTGGAGATAAACTGATTGTCAGTGACGGAAACTCCAGAGAAGCACTCGTGGAAATTGAGACCATTGAAGTTGGCCAAGTTACTGCCAATATTGTGGAACCTCTCGAGATGGACCATGAAGCACGCATTCGTGTAACCGTGGCACAGAGTTTGCCCAAGGGTGACAAGATGGAAACAGTTATCCAGAGATGTACTGAGATTGGGGCGGTATCATTTGTACCCTTCCTATCAGAACGTACGATTGTGCAATATGATGCCAAGAAAGAAGGCAAACGGTTGGAGCGGTGGCGGAAAATTGCCAAGGAAGCTGCCGAACAGAGTCACCGGAATCGTATTCCATCCGTGGAGCAGCCGCTTTCCTGGAAAGGGCTGTTATCTTCTTTTGAGGGCTACAGCCTGGTATGTTATTGTTATGAGAAAGAAAACGGTAAACAGCTGAGAGATGCACTGAAGCCGTTTGTAGAGCAACTTGCACCTGGTGCAAGTGCAGAAGTTTTGATCGTGGTTGGACCGGAAGGTGGATTTTCTGAGAAGGAGACGGCAGAGGCCGATCAGGCAGGTGCTGTATCTGTTGGACTGGGCAAACGCATCTTGCGTGCTGAGACAGCTGGAATGGCAGCACTAACTTGCGTGCTATATGAATCCGGAGAAATGGGAGGAATGTAA